One window of Marinomonas primoryensis genomic DNA carries:
- a CDS encoding alpha/beta fold hydrolase produces the protein MIHAKQYGSSGPNLIVIHGLFGNADNWHSIAQALADYFTVYCIDLPNHGKSDSMQDATYPKMANAVLDWAKLKNIDTFYLLGHSMGGKVAMQMAAMAIPAQIEKLIVVDIAPVDYQPSHTRILEGLKAISGTEITSRKEADTLLSQYEPNLAIRQFLLKSLNRNEQSHTLSLSVDNIADNYATILKKPIIETAIEIPTLFIKGEKSDYIVADYQAEIMASFPNASFKIISGAGHWLHAEKPLPFISLVKRFLQ, from the coding sequence ATGATACACGCAAAGCAATATGGTTCCTCAGGGCCAAATCTTATTGTCATTCACGGCTTATTTGGCAACGCAGACAACTGGCACTCTATCGCACAAGCTTTAGCGGATTATTTCACCGTCTATTGTATCGATCTACCTAATCATGGCAAATCAGACAGCATGCAGGACGCGACTTACCCTAAAATGGCCAACGCTGTGCTTGATTGGGCCAAGCTAAAAAATATAGACACATTCTATCTGTTGGGGCATTCGATGGGGGGGAAAGTGGCAATGCAAATGGCCGCAATGGCTATACCAGCCCAAATAGAAAAGCTCATTGTAGTGGATATTGCACCTGTTGATTATCAACCCAGCCATACCCGTATATTAGAAGGCTTAAAAGCCATTTCTGGGACTGAAATAACATCAAGAAAAGAAGCCGACACGCTATTAAGTCAATACGAGCCAAACCTTGCTATCAGACAGTTTTTATTAAAAAGCCTCAATAGGAATGAGCAGAGTCACACACTTTCGTTGTCTGTCGACAATATTGCCGACAACTACGCGACGATTCTTAAAAAGCCCATTATTGAAACCGCAATAGAGATACCGACGCTGTTTATAAAAGGCGAAAAATCAGATTATATTGTGGCGGATTATCAAGCTGAAATAATGGCAAGCTTTCCAAACGCAAGTTTCAAAATTATATCCGGCGCAGGCCACTGGCTACACGCAGAAAAGCCACTCCCCTTCATTAGTCTAGTGAAACGCTTTTTACAATAA
- the nrdB gene encoding class Ia ribonucleoside-diphosphate reductase subunit beta codes for MSYSTFNRKHFDSTKEPMFFGENVNVARYDQQKHPIFEKLIEKQLSFFWRPEEVDLSTDRKDFQRLEEHEQHIFLSNLKYQTLLDSVQGRSPNVALLPIVSLPELETWIETWSFSETIHSRSYTHIIRNIVNDPTKIFDDIVTNEEITKRADSVSKYYDRLIEMVSIYNTLGMGTFNIPGKGDIEISMPKLKKALYLTIASVNVLEAVRFYVSFACSFGFAERTLMEGNAKIIKLIARDEALHLTGTQHMLNLMASGKDDPEMAIIAAECKEEMRDIFVEAAEQEKEWATYLFKDGSMIGLNAQILGQYVEYITNVRMQAVGLETYFSTKHNPIPWINAWLVSDNVQVAPQEAEISSYLVGQTDNSLDDSDFDDFDL; via the coding sequence ATGAGTTACTCGACGTTCAACCGTAAGCACTTCGATAGTACAAAAGAACCTATGTTCTTTGGTGAAAATGTCAACGTTGCTCGCTATGATCAGCAAAAGCACCCTATTTTTGAAAAGCTAATAGAAAAACAACTCTCTTTCTTTTGGCGCCCTGAAGAAGTCGACCTTTCAACAGATCGCAAAGACTTTCAAAGACTGGAAGAACACGAACAACACATTTTTTTAAGTAACTTAAAATATCAAACTTTGCTGGACAGTGTACAAGGCCGTTCACCAAACGTTGCATTATTGCCCATCGTATCTCTGCCTGAATTGGAAACATGGATCGAAACATGGTCGTTTAGTGAAACTATTCACAGCCGCTCTTACACTCATATTATTCGTAACATCGTCAACGATCCGACTAAAATCTTTGACGACATCGTCACCAATGAAGAAATTACCAAACGTGCTGATAGTGTTTCTAAATACTACGATCGCCTCATTGAAATGGTGAGTATCTACAACACTCTGGGGATGGGTACATTCAATATCCCAGGAAAAGGCGATATTGAAATTTCTATGCCTAAGCTAAAAAAGGCGCTTTATCTCACCATTGCCTCAGTGAACGTTTTAGAAGCGGTGCGTTTTTATGTGAGTTTCGCCTGTAGTTTTGGCTTTGCTGAACGTACATTGATGGAAGGTAACGCGAAGATCATCAAGCTGATTGCTCGTGATGAAGCCCTTCATCTTACTGGCACACAGCACATGCTAAATCTTATGGCATCAGGTAAAGATGATCCAGAAATGGCCATCATTGCCGCTGAGTGCAAAGAAGAGATGAGAGATATCTTTGTCGAAGCCGCTGAGCAGGAAAAAGAATGGGCCACCTACCTATTTAAAGATGGTTCAATGATCGGTCTTAATGCTCAAATATTAGGTCAATACGTTGAATATATCACCAATGTGCGCATGCAAGCCGTTGGCCTCGAGACGTATTTTTCTACGAAGCACAACCCTATACCTTGGATCAATGCTTGGTTGGTAAGCGATAACGTACAGGTTGCACCACAAGAAGCAGAAATTAGTTCTTACCTAGTAGGACAAACTGACAATAGTTTAGATGATTCAGACTTCGATGACTTCGACCTATAA
- a CDS encoding class I SAM-dependent methyltransferase, giving the protein MRTFDGQSSTNYSRTRPMYPAELYYWLSQQVNSTGVVWDCACGTGQASVDLAAYFEQVEASDISESQVTAATPHRKVNYQVCPAEKTHYPDNYFDVVCVAHALHWFDLKKFWEELRRVLKPGGVFVCWGYNWLQVGEAEDKAITESVLPLLAPYWPPQSRLLWNQYNDIEFPFELMDVPTFELNCHWSVTQTLEFIRSWSASQLRIQDRGDDFLLDASPILREVWSEPNKKQQIHLPFFVKAGRVL; this is encoded by the coding sequence ATGCGTACTTTTGATGGACAATCTTCTACAAACTATTCTAGAACTCGACCGATGTATCCGGCAGAGCTTTATTATTGGTTATCTCAGCAAGTAAATTCTACCGGTGTCGTGTGGGATTGTGCCTGTGGTACAGGTCAAGCTTCAGTTGACCTTGCTGCCTATTTTGAGCAAGTAGAAGCTTCAGATATTAGTGAGTCTCAGGTTACGGCTGCTACACCACATCGCAAGGTTAATTATCAAGTGTGTCCTGCTGAAAAAACACACTACCCTGATAATTACTTTGATGTGGTTTGTGTGGCTCATGCGTTACATTGGTTTGACTTGAAGAAATTTTGGGAGGAGCTTCGTCGAGTATTGAAACCGGGCGGTGTTTTTGTCTGTTGGGGCTACAATTGGCTACAAGTGGGAGAGGCGGAAGATAAAGCGATTACAGAGTCTGTATTACCACTTCTTGCTCCTTATTGGCCACCCCAAAGCCGACTATTGTGGAATCAATATAATGATATTGAATTTCCGTTTGAGCTGATGGATGTGCCAACGTTTGAGTTAAATTGTCATTGGTCTGTTACACAAACGTTGGAATTTATTCGAAGCTGGTCAGCGTCTCAATTGCGTATTCAAGACAGGGGCGACGATTTTTTATTGGACGCCTCCCCGATTCTTCGAGAAGTGTGGTCAGAGCCCAATAAGAAACAACAGATACACTTACCATTTTTTGTGAAGGCTGGACGAGTGTTGTAA
- a CDS encoding LuxR C-terminal-related transcriptional regulator yields MITLVIADDHPLFRSALSGALRAEMQGIVIVESHDLDSTLQCLNSINDLDLLLLDLNMPGSGELYGLIRIRKDFPEVPVAVISGSEDSVMVAKVIDAGALGFIPKTSEPSTYVQAIHAILAGDIWLPEDLKLKVANQPKPDLSMQNRVAELTPQQYKVLCYLHEGLLNKQIAYELSISEATVKAHITAIFRKLEINNRTQAVLIASDLKLQMMAITN; encoded by the coding sequence GTGATTACACTTGTTATCGCAGATGACCATCCTCTGTTTCGTAGTGCGCTAAGCGGTGCATTGCGAGCAGAAATGCAAGGAATTGTCATCGTCGAATCCCATGATTTGGATTCGACGTTGCAGTGCCTAAACAGTATTAATGACCTTGATTTACTATTGCTTGATTTAAATATGCCGGGCAGTGGCGAATTGTATGGGTTGATTCGAATTCGTAAGGATTTTCCTGAGGTCCCCGTCGCGGTGATCTCAGGCAGTGAAGACAGTGTCATGGTGGCGAAGGTTATTGATGCAGGTGCGTTGGGGTTTATTCCCAAAACCAGTGAGCCATCGACTTACGTGCAGGCTATTCATGCCATTTTGGCCGGCGATATTTGGCTTCCAGAAGATCTTAAATTAAAAGTGGCTAATCAACCTAAACCTGACTTATCGATGCAAAATAGAGTCGCAGAGCTGACGCCTCAGCAGTACAAGGTACTTTGTTATTTGCATGAAGGTTTATTAAATAAGCAGATTGCTTATGAATTATCAATATCTGAAGCCACAGTTAAAGCACACATCACTGCAATTTTTCGAAAACTGGAGATTAATAATAGAACTCAGGCGGTATTGATTGCCAGTGATTTGAAGTTGCAAATGATGGCTATAACAAATTAA
- the acs gene encoding acetate--CoA ligase, giving the protein MKSLYSATSNEAAKNANVSQAEFEKRYQESIENPDVFWGKEGKRLDWFKPYTKVKNTSFQRGDVSIKWFEDGELNVAYNCIDRHLATSADKVAYYCEGDTESSDKVAITYQVLHDEVGRLANLLKRQGVKKGDRVAIYMPMIPQAVYAMLACARIGAIHSVIFGGFSAHAIADRLTNCGVKLVITADEGRRAGNTIPLKHNVDMALENNACPSVETVIVYRYTQKDVPWFDGRDLDWATAVKTESTECLAEPMNAEDPLFILYTSGSTGKPKGVVHTTGGYLVYAAMTHELVFDLKPDDVFWCAADVGWITGHSYMVYGPLANGATSILFEGVPTYPDSGRIGRVVDKFGVTILYTAPTAIRALMAKGDEATRSSKRNSLRILGSVGEPINPEAWSWYYTEIGNASCPVVDTWWQTETGGMMMTPRIVQGDIKPGSCTGPLFGVQPALVDAEGVLKDEQGVQVDGGLVITDSWPGQARTVYGDHERFEQTYFSTFDGMYFTGDGASRDADGHYWITGRMDDVLNVSGHRLGTAEIESALVAHPSVAEAAIVGYPHDIKGQGIYVYVSAIAGVTPDEALTQSLKQFVRQEIGPIATPDLIQWASKGLPKTRSGKIMRRILRKIAANEHDQLGDTSTLADPSVVDDLIENRLNV; this is encoded by the coding sequence ATGAAATCATTATATAGCGCAACCTCAAATGAGGCGGCAAAAAATGCCAATGTGAGTCAAGCAGAATTTGAAAAACGCTATCAAGAATCGATTGAAAACCCAGACGTGTTTTGGGGGAAAGAAGGCAAACGTTTAGATTGGTTTAAACCTTATACCAAAGTAAAAAACACGTCTTTTCAGCGTGGCGATGTCAGCATTAAATGGTTTGAAGATGGTGAGCTTAATGTGGCTTATAATTGCATTGATCGCCATTTAGCAACCTCTGCAGACAAAGTCGCCTATTACTGTGAAGGCGATACAGAGAGCAGCGATAAAGTCGCGATTACTTATCAAGTGCTACACGATGAAGTCGGTCGTTTAGCCAACCTTTTAAAACGTCAGGGTGTTAAAAAAGGCGATAGAGTCGCCATTTACATGCCTATGATACCTCAAGCCGTTTACGCCATGCTGGCATGTGCTCGAATTGGTGCGATTCATTCCGTTATTTTTGGTGGCTTTTCTGCTCATGCTATTGCCGATCGCCTGACTAACTGTGGTGTTAAGTTGGTTATTACCGCGGATGAAGGGCGTCGAGCTGGTAATACTATTCCGCTTAAACACAATGTCGATATGGCATTAGAAAACAACGCGTGTCCATCTGTTGAAACGGTCATTGTGTATCGTTATACCCAAAAAGACGTGCCTTGGTTTGACGGTCGTGATTTGGATTGGGCGACGGCTGTTAAAACCGAAAGTACAGAATGTCTAGCAGAACCTATGAACGCGGAAGACCCTCTTTTTATTCTTTATACCTCTGGGTCAACAGGTAAACCAAAAGGCGTGGTTCATACTACTGGTGGCTATTTGGTGTATGCGGCCATGACTCATGAGTTAGTGTTTGATTTGAAACCAGATGATGTGTTCTGGTGCGCGGCCGATGTTGGTTGGATTACCGGTCACAGTTACATGGTGTATGGTCCTTTAGCTAATGGTGCGACAAGCATTTTGTTTGAAGGTGTGCCGACCTATCCGGATTCAGGTCGAATTGGTCGAGTGGTGGATAAGTTTGGTGTGACCATTCTTTATACTGCACCAACAGCAATCCGAGCTTTGATGGCGAAAGGGGATGAAGCGACGCGTTCAAGTAAGCGTAATTCTTTACGTATACTGGGCAGTGTCGGCGAGCCAATTAATCCAGAAGCGTGGTCTTGGTATTATACTGAAATCGGAAACGCATCTTGTCCAGTTGTGGATACATGGTGGCAAACAGAAACCGGTGGCATGATGATGACGCCACGTATTGTGCAAGGCGATATCAAACCGGGTTCTTGTACTGGTCCTTTGTTTGGTGTGCAACCTGCGCTGGTGGATGCAGAAGGCGTGTTAAAGGATGAACAAGGTGTGCAGGTTGATGGCGGTTTGGTGATCACCGATTCTTGGCCTGGGCAGGCTCGTACTGTATACGGTGATCATGAGCGTTTTGAACAAACCTATTTTAGTACCTTTGATGGTATGTATTTTACTGGAGATGGTGCATCAAGAGACGCTGATGGTCATTATTGGATTACGGGTCGCATGGATGATGTGCTAAATGTATCCGGTCACCGTTTAGGTACAGCGGAAATTGAAAGCGCCTTAGTGGCTCACCCTTCTGTCGCAGAAGCGGCAATCGTTGGTTACCCTCATGACATCAAAGGACAGGGCATTTATGTGTATGTCAGTGCGATCGCGGGCGTGACTCCAGATGAAGCGTTGACCCAATCATTAAAGCAATTTGTTCGTCAGGAGATTGGTCCAATTGCCACGCCAGATTTGATTCAGTGGGCAAGTAAAGGACTTCCGAAAACGCGCTCTGGTAAGATCATGCGCCGTATTCTAAGGAAAATTGCCGCCAATGAACATGATCAACTTGGAGATACAAGTACATTAGCTGATCCAAGTGTGGTTGATGATTTGATCGAAAACCGTTTAAATGTGTAA
- the yidD gene encoding membrane protein insertion efficiency factor YidD, which produces MVKKTFIFLVKGYQFLISPLLGNNCRFYPSCSQYMIQAIERFGVIKGIYLGGKRLSKCHPWHEGGMDPVPPCHCEKDNPKKEN; this is translated from the coding sequence ATGGTAAAAAAAACATTCATTTTTCTAGTAAAAGGCTACCAATTTTTAATCAGTCCTCTATTGGGGAATAACTGCCGTTTCTACCCCAGCTGCTCACAATATATGATTCAAGCCATTGAACGGTTTGGGGTTATAAAAGGTATTTATCTTGGGGGGAAAAGATTGTCTAAGTGTCATCCGTGGCATGAGGGAGGCATGGATCCGGTTCCTCCATGCCATTGTGAAAAAGATAATCCTAAAAAAGAAAATTAA
- a CDS encoding prephenate dehydratase: MPEQHLTLDAMQVVAYQGEPGAYSHLACKHTFPDWTSIHCATFVDALKMVEQGEAYYAMIPVENSTAGRVEEIYRELKRTQLYVVKEHFEPVNHCLIARHSMTLDQITRVGSHPQALAQCDTNIKALGAKSQAMYDTAGAAKHIAEFEEPGLAVISSELAAELYGLNVLKTYFNDSVGNTTRFLVFARQQKMPVYEDDRIYITSFMFRVRNIPAALYKAMGGFATQGINMLKLESYMVNGNFTATQFYVDVEAHFQSSAMQAALEELQFFSEEVRILGTYLANDYRLK; this comes from the coding sequence ATGCCAGAACAACATCTTACTCTTGATGCAATGCAGGTCGTTGCTTACCAAGGCGAGCCAGGGGCGTATTCGCATCTTGCTTGTAAACATACTTTCCCTGATTGGACGAGCATTCACTGTGCAACCTTTGTCGACGCCTTGAAAATGGTGGAACAAGGGGAGGCCTATTACGCCATGATCCCTGTTGAAAACTCCACTGCTGGACGAGTCGAAGAAATTTATCGAGAATTAAAGCGAACTCAGCTTTATGTGGTGAAGGAACATTTTGAGCCAGTTAATCATTGCTTGATTGCTCGTCACTCGATGACGTTGGATCAAATTACGCGGGTGGGTAGTCACCCTCAAGCTTTAGCGCAATGCGATACCAATATCAAGGCGTTAGGAGCGAAAAGTCAGGCTATGTACGATACCGCAGGAGCGGCTAAACACATCGCGGAGTTTGAAGAGCCTGGTTTGGCGGTTATTTCCTCTGAGTTGGCGGCTGAACTTTATGGTTTAAATGTACTGAAAACTTATTTTAATGATTCGGTGGGTAATACCACACGCTTTCTGGTCTTTGCTCGCCAGCAAAAAATGCCCGTTTATGAGGACGATCGCATTTACATTACTTCTTTTATGTTTCGCGTTCGAAATATTCCGGCCGCGCTTTATAAGGCAATGGGTGGTTTTGCCACTCAAGGCATTAATATGCTGAAACTAGAAAGTTATATGGTGAATGGTAATTTTACTGCGACCCAGTTTTATGTAGATGTTGAGGCGCATTTTCAATCTTCCGCGATGCAGGCGGCACTTGAGGAGTTACAGTTCTTTTCTGAAGAAGTGCGCATATTAGGAACCTATCTAGCAAATGATTATAGGTTGAAATAA
- a CDS encoding CDP-alcohol phosphatidyltransferase family protein, which translates to MLDTFFIKNLKQPLRLTAIAVDKLGIKANWITLLGFAIGMMVIPALYFGDTALALVFVVINRMMDGLDGAVARVQGPTDLGGYLDITLDFIFYSAVIFGFALMNPMENALAASFVIFSFMGTGSSFLAFAIMAEKRKIERLEYGHKSLYFLGGLAEGAETIAFLVLICLIPAHFVVLAYVFGGICWVTTATRIYAGYRTLN; encoded by the coding sequence ATGTTAGACACGTTTTTTATTAAAAATTTGAAGCAGCCGTTGCGGTTGACAGCGATAGCGGTAGATAAATTGGGTATAAAAGCTAATTGGATTACCTTGCTGGGTTTTGCTATTGGCATGATGGTGATACCCGCGTTGTACTTTGGTGACACAGCATTGGCGCTGGTTTTTGTTGTTATCAATCGGATGATGGATGGGCTGGATGGTGCAGTAGCAAGAGTACAAGGGCCGACCGATTTAGGTGGTTATTTAGATATTACATTGGATTTCATTTTTTATTCGGCGGTGATTTTTGGCTTCGCTCTTATGAACCCAATGGAAAATGCGCTGGCGGCAAGTTTTGTGATTTTTTCCTTTATGGGAACCGGCAGTAGCTTTTTGGCCTTTGCTATTATGGCTGAGAAACGAAAAATTGAGCGTTTAGAATACGGCCATAAGTCCTTATATTTCTTAGGAGGGCTGGCAGAAGGTGCAGAAACCATCGCGTTTCTTGTGTTGATTTGTTTGATACCAGCGCATTTTGTTGTGTTAGCTTATGTTTTTGGTGGGATTTGTTGGGTAACAACGGCAACCCGAATTTACGCGGGCTACCGTACGTTGAACTAG
- a CDS encoding TonB-dependent receptor plug domain-containing protein, giving the protein MMMRWLCVVFYLCFGVNVWAEADGLSFSMGGVSDLDSYDGFLDSIPVVVTPSKMAQPRVDVSSSLSVLDGEFIRRINMQYVEDLLQFVPGFSVAPYHSSSQKVASYHGTQLDKYRRIQVLVNGRSVYSVGVARVEWATLPLSIEDVARVEINRGPNAASYGVNSFFAVVNIITRSPLETLGDSISAYSGSRGDYRLYGQHSGLNEDWSYRASASTSDVNGFDEDVDGDKRHDGHGSTMGNVFIQKETATSFFDLDIGASSLKDKIDPSEYEVGSLLGGYDTNNPMRLIDREHIKLSYSQQVSSSHEVKIQYYYDQSDLNEHHEVYLKRSFYGALFNTPTPSVDVYDSYEIDLLETRQDIEVQSTWEASDKLRLISAIGYRLDEADSEHFLSGKASDEVFRLSSNMEYRATDSWIFNGGAMLEDSQMSGAFLSPKLGVTYKLSEQESIRFNTSKAVRTPDLSDQHFKWHYVLSNGEESSTVYADNGEKEEKITSYEMGYYHYWPGRGLSLDVKLYHDAVKDMVLSKKLFTALGPSDKPIEEGVIEDVDINGVEVELDWRFRSGAITRFTYAYQDTQTENTDLIRSTTPVMMSFFGSVPLTDKWSAQGYYWYGKALGGNDYEFLNTWFSYKLSLGGYSKATMGVGMETRLDDNALVSSHNNFTKDTFAYVFTNVTF; this is encoded by the coding sequence ATGATGATGCGCTGGTTATGTGTTGTTTTTTATCTGTGTTTTGGCGTTAATGTTTGGGCTGAAGCAGATGGCTTGTCTTTCTCTATGGGAGGCGTTTCGGATTTAGATTCGTATGATGGCTTCCTTGACAGCATTCCTGTGGTGGTAACGCCATCTAAAATGGCTCAGCCAAGAGTCGATGTTTCTTCCTCTTTATCTGTGTTAGATGGCGAATTCATTCGCCGCATCAATATGCAATATGTTGAAGATCTTCTGCAGTTTGTGCCAGGTTTTTCGGTTGCTCCATATCATTCCTCTAGTCAAAAAGTCGCTTCTTATCATGGAACGCAACTGGATAAATATCGACGTATTCAGGTTCTGGTTAATGGCCGCTCGGTTTACAGTGTTGGTGTTGCGAGGGTGGAATGGGCAACCTTACCGCTAAGTATTGAAGACGTGGCTCGTGTAGAGATTAATCGAGGGCCAAACGCTGCAAGTTATGGTGTTAATTCGTTCTTTGCTGTGGTCAATATTATCACTCGATCTCCGTTAGAAACCTTGGGCGATAGTATTTCAGCTTATTCTGGGTCCCGCGGTGATTATCGGTTGTATGGACAGCATAGTGGCTTAAATGAAGATTGGAGCTATCGAGCGTCAGCCTCTACAAGTGATGTAAATGGTTTTGATGAAGATGTTGATGGCGATAAGCGTCATGACGGGCATGGCTCTACGATGGGAAATGTGTTCATTCAAAAAGAGACGGCTACGAGTTTTTTTGATTTGGACATTGGCGCCAGCAGTTTGAAGGATAAGATTGACCCATCTGAATATGAAGTAGGCTCTTTGTTAGGGGGCTATGATACGAATAACCCAATGCGCTTAATTGATCGTGAGCATATTAAACTAAGTTATAGTCAGCAGGTTTCATCCAGTCATGAAGTAAAAATACAGTATTACTACGACCAATCTGATCTAAATGAGCATCATGAAGTCTATTTAAAACGATCTTTTTACGGTGCTTTATTTAATACTCCGACCCCCTCCGTGGATGTCTATGATTCTTATGAGATTGATTTGCTGGAGACACGTCAAGATATTGAAGTTCAGAGCACGTGGGAGGCGTCTGATAAGCTACGGTTAATTTCAGCGATTGGTTACCGTTTAGATGAAGCTGACTCTGAACACTTTTTATCAGGCAAAGCGAGTGATGAAGTGTTTCGTCTTTCTTCTAATATGGAATATCGAGCTACTGATAGCTGGATTTTTAATGGCGGGGCGATGCTTGAAGATAGTCAAATGAGTGGCGCATTTTTATCGCCTAAATTGGGTGTGACTTATAAGCTGTCTGAACAAGAATCCATTCGATTTAATACGTCAAAAGCCGTACGTACCCCCGATTTGTCAGATCAACATTTTAAGTGGCACTATGTCCTGTCTAACGGTGAAGAGTCTTCAACAGTTTACGCTGATAATGGTGAAAAAGAAGAAAAAATCACCTCTTATGAGATGGGTTATTATCACTATTGGCCTGGCCGTGGCTTGTCGCTGGATGTGAAGCTCTATCATGATGCAGTAAAGGATATGGTTTTGAGCAAAAAGCTTTTTACAGCGTTGGGTCCCTCTGATAAACCCATTGAGGAAGGCGTTATAGAAGACGTGGACATAAATGGCGTTGAAGTTGAACTAGATTGGCGTTTTCGCTCTGGCGCAATTACTCGCTTCACCTATGCTTATCAAGACACTCAAACAGAGAACACTGACCTTATAAGGTCAACCACTCCGGTAATGATGTCTTTTTTTGGTAGTGTGCCATTAACGGATAAATGGTCTGCTCAAGGCTATTACTGGTATGGGAAAGCGTTGGGTGGAAACGATTATGAATTTTTGAATACTTGGTTTTCTTATAAGTTGTCATTAGGTGGGTATTCGAAAGCAACAATGGGCGTTGGAATGGAAACTCGCTTAGATGATAACGCACTTGTCTCAAGTCATAATAATTTTACGAAAGATACATTTGCTTATGTCTTTACCAATGTCACTTTCTAA
- the yfaE gene encoding class I ribonucleotide reductase maintenance protein YfaE: MTSTYNPTIQTKDTVVHRVLLGKKQILVTEEESLLVQLERAGIHIEYQCREGYCSSCSIKLLWGNVSYPFEPLAWVQSGYLLACCAIVKSDIEIAFFD, translated from the coding sequence ATGACTTCGACCTATAACCCCACAATACAAACCAAAGACACCGTGGTTCATCGAGTACTCTTAGGGAAAAAGCAGATTCTCGTTACGGAAGAGGAATCACTATTGGTACAACTAGAACGGGCAGGTATTCATATTGAATATCAGTGTCGCGAAGGCTATTGCTCGTCCTGTTCGATCAAGCTCTTATGGGGTAATGTCAGTTATCCTTTCGAGCCACTGGCTTGGGTACAAAGTGGATATTTATTAGCGTGTTGCGCCATTGTGAAAAGTGACATTGAAATCGCTTTTTTCGACTGA